ACATAGAACTTAGTCCCGCGGCCGCGAGCACATGCATAGAGAGACACATGTGAGTACCGATGAATTAATCCCGGGAGAGACCCGGTAAATATGATTAAGGAGGGAAGGACCGTGCCACGTAAAGGACATACTCAGAAAAGAGATGTATTAGCGGATCCGATATACAACAATAAAGTTGTGACCAAACTTATCAACAACATCATGCTGGATGGTAAGAAAGGTGTCGCACAGAAGATTGTATACGGTGCGTTTGAAAGAGTTGAGGCAAAGGCTGAGAAGCCGGCTATCGAAGTGTTCGAAGAAGCAATGAACAACATCATGCCAGTACTGGAAGTAAAGGCAAGACGTATCGGTGGAGCGACTTATCAGGTGCCGATCGAAGTTAGAGCTGACAGAAGACAGGCTCTGGCACTTCGCTGGATCACATTGTATTCTCGTAACAGAGGAGAAAAGACAATGGAAGAAAGACTGGCGAACGAAATTCTGGATGCAGCAAACAACACTGGAGCATCCGTAAAGAAGAAAGAAGACATGCAT
This window of the Mediterraneibacter butyricigenes genome carries:
- the rpsG gene encoding 30S ribosomal protein S7; this translates as MPRKGHTQKRDVLADPIYNNKVVTKLINNIMLDGKKGVAQKIVYGAFERVEAKAEKPAIEVFEEAMNNIMPVLEVKARRIGGATYQVPIEVRADRRQALALRWITLYSRNRGEKTMEERLANEILDAANNTGASVKKKEDMHKMAEANKAFAHYRF